Below is a genomic region from Raphanus sativus cultivar WK10039 chromosome 4, ASM80110v3, whole genome shotgun sequence.
TCTCTCCTTCTCCTGCTTCTTCGTAGCTCTCTCTCAAAGACAATAGAAAGCTTATATTGAATATGGCGAAAAGGCTATGTCTCATTGTTATTCTATCAATGTGTCTTCTAACTGTCGATGATCTCACGCGCGCTGAGGAGTTGTCTCCCTCACCTGATTCTCCTCTGCCACCGGAATCACATTCATCTCCGTCACCACCAGAAGCTGATTCCCTTCCTCCACCAGCTTCATCACCAAGACCTGAACCCCTACCGgattctccaccaccacctcctcctcaaCCGTCTACTAGACCATCATCGCCTGTTCCTGCTCCCTCGTCTGACGAAAATTCCCATAAGGATTCAGAGCCGGAGACGGAGTATTTCCCTTCTCCAAGGCCGTCTCCTGCTCCGGAAGAGAGAAAACCAGACGACGTGAAAGCAAGCGAGGATGGTGATGAGTtcgagaaagaagaagatagcGGAGGGTTGAGTGGATTGGAAAAAGCTGGGATCGCCATTGGAGCTATATTTGGAGTCGGGGCGATTGTAATGGGAGCTATAGTTTACAAGAAACGTAGAGATAACTTAACCAGAGCTCGTTACACTTACTTCCAAGGAGAGTTTCTTTAAACtgctttcttgtttttttcttctttggatAAAGAAACATATATGATTACATTGTTTTTTTGGTGGTGCTACATGATGAATCTTTCATCTCTTAGTAgagcttatatatattattatatatttaacgGAGAATTACCATGTTCCACTGGCTGGCCGAATCTAAGATTTTGGGGGTTATAATATAAACATTGGTATGAATAAAAATGAGAAACCAAATGTAAAATcccgagtttttttttttaatgctgatttattatgatattataattattaagaacattatatagacgattcgacaaccgacaatactatcTGAACCGTTCTATGAAGATCCACGCCCGACCAGATTTACTTGTaccatgttgaagatctcttgtaatccTTCCTTCCATAATCGCATAGTTGCCTGTAATCCTTCattccataatctgcatagttgTCTAATAAATCGCGCTCTCTCCGAGATTTGAAACTTGGATTTGAAAAAATCTGTAATAAACTGCATAGTCTGGGAGTCGAACCTCAGACCTGAATGTAGAAGCCTTTAGACCTTAAACCATTAGGCTAAGATGCTTCCacaacatcccgagttgtgatatgtgaaaaggcttaagagaattgatttggctatctatatcaccaaagtcgacttaccttttccgtcaaaCATCCGTTTAGAATTCCAGAGTTAAACATGCTTGGACTAGAGTAGTGAAAAGACGGATGATCTATCGGGAATTGATTCGTGATACCGTGTGAGTGAGACCAaaacacggggaaaggtcggatggtgattgcagggtcagtaaataatgatttcgagccttggaaaactaacgaccgaccgtcggatagAATGAGACCCACGGGCCAAAAACGGGTGTGGATGGTTCATTAAGCGTGGACGGGTCGGAGCATTACATCAAAAGTATTATGTCGGTATTCATCAAAATTCTTGTCATAGATGCATATACGTATTAttcttattctagggtttgaaTACAATTGGGTCGAAGGTTGTGAAAATAACGAAGAAGATGAGACATCAAAGAATAATCCAGAACCATTACACTGCTGAGTATCTTCTTACACATCATCAATGGAAAAGGCGAAGAAAAGTGATGGAGGAGTTCTCGGAGATATGTCAGGATGAAGCTACGTCTAAAAGGTCATATATTATTCGTTTGTGTGCGACTCAACTACCCATTCGCATAATGATGTTTATGTTGGATTAAGCTTGAAGtgaaacttgaggagcaagcaACCTAATTCTATTGAGTTATAGATTAGGAAAATATCTATTATGTtattcctaatgagtttaggaaaTTATGAGTTATATATAAGAAGATGATAATGTGTAGCATAACttatgagttttatgagttGAGAGATTGTGTGAGAGATTATGAATTGTGTGAGATTGAGAGAGCTTGAGGTTTTGAGTTATTTTCCTCAAGAGATTAATAAGAGAGTTATTCTTATTAAGTTTGATTGTGATTCATTGATTGTGATTCTatatgtggtatcagagctgaaggtTCAATACTGGACCTCTAATAAAGTTCAATCCCTAAAatttggatttgagcacacgGTATGGCGAATTGTAACGTTTATGGTGTTCAAGTTAGATTTGATGGAGCCTTACATGGTCGAAGAGATGACGACGACGAGTACTATTGCGGTTCAGTGTCGAGGAACGATCACAGATCGCAAGTCTGTAAAGAAGAAGATAGCAAGTGGTGAAAGGCGTGACTCTGAAGCTGATGATGATGGCGTAAAGAAAtcgaagaagagaaagaagcaCAAGAGGGTTTCTGGTGGAGATAAGATAAATACTGAAGGCTCAAAAGTTAGTGAAGGAAGTCGAAGACATGAAAGCTCTCTGCTGATGTATTATAAAAGGACAGGAAAAGCTTGGAAGAGGGGTTACCTGCTGTATGAAGTTAAAAACGATAATGACAAAGGAGAGGAAGAAATTTTTGATACAGAGGAGGAGATTGGAGTTGTTAAAATCTGTGAGTGGATTGATTCTTTGGCTAAGTTATGGAACGGTGACCGTGAGTATCTAGATACAGGACAGAACAATGACGTtaagaaggaaaagaaaaaaaaagagcagcAAGAAGGTGAAGATGAGCGTGGAAGATGTCAAAATCGATAACCCTAATGTTGTATCGAAATTCAGAATCACGGATCCATTGAGGGAGAAGCTTCAAGCCACGAATTTTGATATGGTTCTTGGTGGTGCTGATCTTGTTGGAAGGGCCCATACTGGTCAGGGTAAAACAATGGTTTTGGTGTTATCTATATTGAAGTGTTTGATCAATGGACCggcaaagagaaaaaagaagaatgtgTACAGTTATCAGGAGATTAAACTAAAGAGAGGTATTGGTACCCCTGGTCGTATCAAGGATCATACTAACTTTCTGAAACAAGATAGGAAGACTATTGATCTTGTTGGTAATGATGAAATAAAGACCAGTAATAGTGTTAGACACATTGCTCCTCCCTGCAATAGGCAAGCTATTTCAAGGTTGATTCCTTACATTGACCGTTTGTATAGCAGTGGAGGTAGTAAAATCTGTTTCACTAAGACTAAAGATCAAGCTTCTGAGCTTTCTGGTTTATTACCCGGAGCTAGAATTTTTCTTGTTGACATTCAACAATCACAACATAAGATTACTGTTGCTGGATTTAGAAAGGATTATATCAGTTTTTCTGGCCGAATAGGAGGAGCTGATAACACTGGAGTTGTAGTTATGTTATACGGTTCTAGAAAGTCTAGTGTGTCCAGGATTGAAAAACAAGTTGGTAAAAGGTTTGAACATGTTTCTGCATCACAACCTAATGATATTGCCAAAGCCGTTGGTATGGAAGCTGCTGAGAAGAGTACACAAGTCTGTGACAGTGGGGTTTGTGCATTAGTGATGATTGCTGGCAAGAGAAAGTTATCAGAGTCTGCACCTCTTGATGAAGAACAAGGTGGAAACAACGCTAGTAGAGGAAAGAAATCAAACAAAGTCACTAAGAGGAAAGGTgcaagaaagaagaaagagatagCAAAGGATGAATCTATAGAAGAAAGCTCTCAGTTTTTGGTAGATAGTGATGATGTTTCAGACAACGAAAGTGACACAAAGGAGCCACTGAGAACTAGAAAGAAAGATTCACCAGCAGCAGGTTCTTCTGATGTGGAGGAaggaaaaacagagaagaaagtGAGACAGAGGATTGTTAAGAAAGATAAAGACGTGGAGGATGGTTTAGTCACTACTAGTAGTACATATGATGAGGTTAGTGATGCCGAGGAAGCATTGAAACCACTGATGACGACAGTGAGGGAGAAGAGATTGATATCAGAAAACATGACAGTGAAGATATCAGTCACATGTACGGGTGGCCTCCTCTCGTGTGTTGTCTTGGATCTGCACAGCATGTTCCTGTTCCATCAGGAAGGCTAGCAAACAGGTTTTTGGACTGCGAATTCAAAACCGTTGAGGCAAGGATAGAGGTTTTTcatagaaaagaagaagaaattaaGAAAGAACTCGAGATTGTGAAGAATCAACATGCTTTAAGCTCAGCTCTTCTTCTGTTGGTAACCCAAGAGCTAGAGAAAGTTAGCTTAGAACTGGCTGCAGTTAAAGACGCCAAGAACCTGCCTCTGAGTCAAGCAGAAAATACTAGCAAGATGATTCCCATCCATGCCGAGAAAGTGGACATCTTGTCATCGGAGTTGATACTATTGAAGGTAATATTTGATTCAATTCGAGAGAAAGAACCCATCTCAAACAAAGAGATGGCTGTTTTGAAAAGTGAGCTTGAGAAAGCGAGAAGCTTTGAAGCAGATGTTAAAGAACAAGATAAGATCATTGGGAAGCTTGATGCTGagatagaaatttttaaaatggaaagGTCCGATGGGTACGTC
It encodes:
- the LOC108839125 gene encoding extensin-like, which codes for MAKRLCLIVILSMCLLTVDDLTRAEELSPSPDSPLPPESHSSPSPPEADSLPPPASSPRPEPLPDSPPPPPPQPSTRPSSPVPAPSSDENSHKDSEPETEYFPSPRPSPAPEERKPDDVKASEDGDEFEKEEDSGGLSGLEKAGIAIGAIFGVGAIVMGAIVYKKRRDNLTRARYTYFQGEFL